A genomic segment from Pseudosulfitobacter sp. DSM 107133 encodes:
- a CDS encoding LysE family translocator, with translation MTEWITLLAFLPAALALNLTPGADMMFCLGQGLRSGPRAAVAASAGISLGAFIHTGLAGLGLGAVVATVPGAFEVIRWAGVAYLLYLALQLLRGSDAKRSKAGGLRAIQAFRTGLIVNLTNLKVILFVLAFLPQFVQPDGLPVLVQFLILGLVMALGGFVINGAVGVFASGLGARLARGSRVLDYITSGIFAALAVRLALLERSA, from the coding sequence ATGACCGAATGGATTACCTTGCTGGCGTTTTTGCCTGCGGCGCTGGCGCTGAACCTGACGCCGGGGGCGGATATGATGTTTTGTCTGGGCCAGGGGCTGAGGTCCGGGCCACGGGCGGCGGTGGCGGCGAGTGCCGGCATTTCGCTGGGCGCGTTTATTCACACCGGACTTGCGGGGCTGGGTCTGGGCGCTGTGGTGGCCACGGTGCCGGGCGCGTTCGAGGTGATCCGCTGGGCCGGCGTGGCCTATCTGCTGTATCTGGCGCTGCAACTGCTGCGCGGCAGTGACGCGAAACGCAGCAAGGCGGGCGGATTGCGTGCCATTCAGGCGTTTCGCACGGGATTGATCGTGAACCTGACCAACCTCAAGGTGATCCTGTTCGTGCTGGCCTTCTTGCCCCAGTTCGTACAGCCCGACGGGCTGCCTGTGCTGGTGCAATTCCTGATCCTTGGGCTGGTGATGGCGCTGGGCGGGTTTGTGATCAACGGGGCCGTGGGTGTCTTTGCCTCGGGTCTGGGCGCGCGTCTGGCGCGGGGCAGCCGGGTGCTGGACTATATCACCAGCGGAATTTTTGCGGCCCTCGCGGTGCGGTTGGCCTTGCTGGAGCGCAGCGCATGA
- a CDS encoding metallophosphoesterase family protein, with protein MRILAFSDLHHARARAADLVAASADADLVIGAGDYCNMRHDLGGAMALLDGIAVPLVLVPGNAESVDELRAAAPRATVLHGDAHEVGGLRLFGMGYGVPPTPFGQWSCDLDEDAAATMLAGCDGADLLICHAPPKGVVDVTSGGESVGSTAIRVAVERIQPKLMFCGHIHDCWGQEGQIGDTRVVNLGPTVNWFDLGA; from the coding sequence ATGAGGATTCTGGCCTTTTCCGACCTGCACCACGCCCGCGCGCGGGCCGCCGATCTGGTGGCCGCGAGCGCCGATGCCGATCTGGTGATTGGCGCGGGGGATTATTGCAACATGCGGCATGATCTGGGGGGCGCGATGGCGCTGCTGGACGGGATCGCGGTGCCGTTGGTGTTGGTGCCGGGCAATGCGGAAAGCGTGGACGAGTTGCGCGCCGCAGCACCCCGCGCGACGGTGCTGCATGGCGATGCGCATGAGGTCGGCGGGCTGCGGCTGTTCGGTATGGGCTATGGCGTGCCGCCGACGCCCTTTGGCCAATGGTCCTGCGATCTGGACGAAGACGCTGCCGCCACGATGCTGGCGGGCTGTGATGGGGCCGACCTGCTGATCTGCCATGCCCCGCCCAAAGGCGTGGTGGATGTGACCAGCGGCGGCGAGTCTGTGGGATCGACCGCGATCCGCGTGGCGGTCGAACGTATCCAGCCCAAGCTGATGTTTTGCGGGCACATTCACGATTGCTGGGGGCAGGAGGGGCAGATTGGTGACACGCGTGTGGTCAACCTTGGGCCGACTGTGAACTGGTTTGACCTTGGGGCGTGA
- the moaB gene encoding molybdenum cofactor biosynthesis protein B — MSRIDESKEFIPVRIAVLTVSDTRTLAEDRSGDVLVDRIAAAGHVLADRKIIADERTEIADQLRAWCADVQIDVVISTGGTGLTGRDVTVEAHRDVYEKEIDAFGTVFTIVSMNKIGTSAVQSRATGGVAGGTYLFALPGSPGACKDAWDEILVRQLDFRHRPCNFVEIMPRLDEHLRRK; from the coding sequence ATGAGCCGGATTGACGAGAGCAAAGAGTTTATCCCCGTCCGCATCGCGGTGCTGACCGTCAGCGACACGCGCACGCTGGCCGAGGACCGCTCGGGCGATGTGCTGGTGGACCGGATCGCGGCGGCGGGGCATGTGCTGGCCGACCGCAAGATCATCGCAGACGAGCGGACCGAGATTGCGGACCAGCTGCGCGCATGGTGCGCCGATGTGCAGATCGACGTGGTGATCAGCACCGGCGGCACCGGCCTGACGGGCCGCGATGTCACGGTCGAGGCGCACCGCGATGTCTATGAAAAGGAAATCGACGCTTTTGGCACGGTGTTTACCATCGTCAGCATGAACAAGATCGGCACCAGCGCCGTGCAAAGCCGTGCCACGGGCGGTGTGGCGGGCGGCACCTATCTGTTCGCGCTGCCCGGCAGTCCCGGTGCCTGCAAGGATGCCTGGGATGAAATTCTGGTCAGGCAGCTGGATTTCCGCCACCGTCCCTGCAATTTTGTTGAAATAATGCCGCGACTTGACGAACATCTGCGACGGAAATGA